The DNA window CAAACCAGGGGCATCGAATGGATCACCGTGGACGAAGGGGAAGATCCGGCCAAAACCTGCGAGAAAATCATCCGGTCCTTCCCGGATCTTCTATTTTAGGAACAGCAGCTTGCGCGTTACTTCGGAGCGATCCGCCGTTCCTCCGGTCGTCATCCGGCACAGATAGACCCCGCTGGCCACCCTTCTTCCCGCATCGTCTTTCCCGTCCCACGTCGTGGTAAACGTGCCTTCTGCATGGTTGCCGTCCACCAGCGTACGGACCTTTCGGCCCATAACGTTGTACAGGGTGAGCTGAACCTCCCCCGGTCGGCCGACTTCGTACCTGACGGTGGCGGGCCCGCTGCTCAGGTAGAAGGGATTCGGATAAGTCGTGAGGGACGCGGCGATCGGCCGGCCAGTCTGGTCGTCGCCCGTAAGACCGGGATCGTAGGCCGCCGAGTAAGCGTATTCGAAATCGTCACCGGTGCGATCGAGAGACGCCACCACGAGCATGACGGTCTCGTACCGCGTCCAATCGGGTATCTCGATGGTTACGCCTCCCCGGGTCGCGGGGACCGTCATCACCGTGTCCGCATCACCGCCGGCCGCCACGGAAACGCCCCACTCCCCGGTTATGCCCGTGAAATCGATGCGCAGCCCGCCGGGAAGCGACGGATCCGGGACGAAGCGTATGTAGTTCGCGGCGAGGTGGTCCGGATACTGGTGGGCGGGGATCAGGGGACCATCGAAAAGGTACGTGCCCGATGCGCCTTGGAGATCGGGTTCATGCAATCCGCTCAGTTCGACCTGGGGCCAGGTGGCGCCTTCTTCGTAGAACCGGTCCGCGGTGGCCCGGTCCCCTGTAAAGACGTTCCACGTGGTGAATTCCTGGAAAGCGGATTTCAGATCGCTGCCGACGCTGCGCAGTTCCCCGTCGATGGCATCCAGCGCCCGGTTCGTCCTGGCCCGTTCCCAGATGCCGCGGATCAGGTCCCTGTCGTGCCGCTTCTCCAGGTACAGCGGCCAGAGCACGCCGGCGTATTCATGCTCTCCGTTCGAGGCATCGAGAGATATCCATGGCTCGGTCAGGAAACCGCTGAACGTGGGCAGGTAGGTCAGGTAATCGTCGACCTCGTCATAGACCTGCTCCTCCATCCACACGGCGCTCTGTTCCAGCCAAAACGCCTCTTCCCCTGCGTCATAGCCAAACTGCACGGCGTGGAAGTACTCGTGGGCGACGGTGATCCGCAGCAGGTCCAACGCCTTCTCCACCGTTCGCCGGGACTCGGCGTAATCGTTGTCCACGACGATGTACGAAGGAAGGGACGCGCCGGTCGTGACCGCTTCCGGGCGGGTATAACCACTGAACTGACTCGGGAGATCGGTAATATAGACGTCGTATAGCCCGTCCCCGCCATCGTCCGCATCCATCGCCACGTATCGATCGTGATGATCGTAGTCCACGGGCGGTGGACGGTAACCCAGTTCTTCCACGATGACGCGGCGGGATTCATCCAGGAATACCGCGCAGCGGCGGACGTATTCGGGAACGGCGCCGTCGGCTTCGTCTTCCAGTTCCGGCCAGCCCGCACCAGGCCGGTCTTCGGTCGTGGTGACGTACCAGATCTTGAAGTGGCCGCCGGGACTGATGTGGTATTCGGGCGCGGCCGTATAGGTATGGCCCAGGTTGTTCGTGCGGTCCCCTTCGCCGGGTACGGTGGGCCGGCCCGGACCGACCTGGTCGGGCCGGTGGGCCCTGGCGGCGAGCCCGCCCTCCGGGGGCTGGGTGTATGGATGGAGGTGCAGCGTACCGCAGAGTTGCCTGGGGGGTTCCTGGGCGTATACGCCGGCGTGGGTGGCCGCACCGGCGATACAGGCCAGGACAAGACGCTTGAAGAAAGCTATCGTCCGGGTGATCAGCTTCCCGCAGTCCCCTCGCGCTGGTGTTTAGGTGGAATGGGGAAGCGCTCCGCGTAATGGGACAGGTCCTTGCCCGCGAGCAGGTCTTCCAGGATATCGAGGTTCTTGTCCCAGTGCTGATCGTTGGGATGGACGTCCAGCTTGATGCGCCCCTCGCTGTCGATCAGGTAGGTGACGGGAATCCCGTAGCGCTGGTTGGTCTTGGCCCGGAACTGGCGTTCCCAGTATCCGCGGAAGTCGTAAAGGGAGGTCGCGCTGTCCATATAGTAGGCGATGACTTCTTCGTTCCGCGCCGCGATCCCGGCCATTTTATCCGGATTGTTCTTCTCCGATTCGTCGGAAGGACGAACCAGTCTGGACGCCTGAAGGCCTTGCTTGAATTCCTCCAGCCCGGGGCCGAATCCTTCCTCGAATTCCGCGGGATCGAGCGGTTTCTCGTCCTTGTAGAATTTGTTCACGCCGACGAACAGGAAGTCGATGCGTCCTTCATACTGTTGCGCGATTTCCATCAGGGGTTCCGCATCCCTGATGCAGGGCGGGCACCACCAGGCCCAGAAGTTCACGAACAGGGGCCGGCCCCGGAAGTCCTCCAGGGTGACCTTCGTGCCATCCATGGCATACACTTCGAAGTTCGGCGCCGTATGGCCGATCTCGGTGCCGACCGTCTCGGTGCTGACGACCGTGGCTTCCTCCTCGACAGGCGTCCCGCTGCATGCGATACCGATCATTCCTGCAAGCAGGCCGGAAATCAGGAGCGTTCGATTCATTTCTTTCCATAAGCGCCGCATACGTCGCCTCACTGTTGGGATAAAGTAAGCGGAAGGCTGTTCAGATATCCGAAATGTCGATGGTTCCCGAGTAACTTCGGTAAGTTTACCGGAATTGTCAACAACTATTTTGATCGCCGCGCACCGTCACAGGCCGCCGAGGGCCTTTTCGAACTTTTTGACGGCCACGGGAATGTCGGGTTGCGACAGCACCGCCGAGATCGCGGCGACGCCATAGGCACCCGCTTCCAGGCACGCCCTCGTGCGGCCGGGCGTCACGCCGCCCAGGGCAAAAACCGGGATCGTCACCGAGCCTGCCGCTTCCGCGAGCGCCCGAAGCCCCATGGGCGGACCGTATCCGGCCTTGGACGGCGTATCGTATACCGGTCCGAACGTGACGAAGTCGGCCCCTTCCGCTTCCGCGGCGCGCGCGTTTTCCGTGCCGTGGGTCGACCGGCCGATCAGGGTGCCGGGGGAGAGTGCTTCGCGGGCCTCGCGGACCGGCACGCCGGACTCCGGCAGGTGAACGCCCTGCGCCACGCAGGCCGCGGCGACCTCCAGGTTGCCGTTGACCATCAGCACGGGCCGCAGCGATCCGAGTTCCGCCTGCACCTCACTGGTCAACGCCAGCAGGTCCGGGGTCTTCAGGTCCTTCTCCCTGATCTGGACCGCGCGGACGCCCGCGCGACAGGCCTGGACCAACGCCGAGGCGAGAGAACGTCCGGCGCAGCGGGTCCGGTCGCCGATCAGATAGAACCTGAAGTCAACCATGGAGGCTATTTCGAGGACGAATGGATCACACCGCTCAGCGGACTGGAAGCGGACGCGTAGGCCTTCATGGGAATCCGTCCCGCTTCGTAGGCAAGTCGGCCGGCCTCGACCGCTTTGCGCATGGCGACGGCCATCTTTACCGGGTCCTGCGCGCCGGCCACGCCGGTATTCATCAGTATGCCGTCGCAGCCCAGTTCCATGGCGACGGACGCGTCGGAGGCGGTCCCGACCCCCGCGTCGACGATGACCGGCACCTGGCTGTTCTCCACGATGATGGCGATGTTGTGCGGGTTGCGGATGCCCAGGCCGGAGCCGATGGGCGCGGCGAGGGGCATGACCGCGACGCATCCCGCCTCTTCGAGTTTCTTGCAGACGATGGGATCGTCGATGGTATAGGGCATGACGTTGAATCCCCGGTCGACCAGGGTGCGCGCGGCTTCCAACGTGGCCTCGTTATCGGGAAACAGGGTCTTCTCGTCCCCGATGACTTCAAGCTTTACCGTATCGGTCCCCAGCGCCTCCCGCGCCAGTTCGCAGGTCAGCACGGCGTCGCTCGCCGTGTAGCATCCAGCCGTGTTGGGCAGCAGTTCGTAACGGTCACGGTCGATATAATCGAGCAGCGACTGCCCGGAGGTATCATCGAGGTCGATCCGGCGGATGGCCAACGTAACCATGCCCGTACCGCTCGCCTCGAAGGATTCCCGCATCAGTTCGAAACTCGCGTATTTGCCCGTGCCGAGTATCAGCCGGGAATCCAACGTCAAACCGCCTATTTTCAGGGCGCCCATGTCGGTCTGCTCCTTTGCCTGTACAGTCCAGGGACTCCGTACTTGTCAGATTCAGGGTTCGTTTACAATCACCATTTGTAGATACACGTTGGGACTCCACGCCGTGCGGAAACGGTGGTCAACTGCCTGCTTCCGGCCGTCACCCGCCCGCTACTGCCCGGATCACCTCGACCACGTCCTCGGCTGCGAGCATGGTCGTCCCGTGTTCTTTCCTGGGGACGACCGCGCCGTTGAGGGCTACGGCGGTTCCTTCGGAAGACACGCCGAGTTCCTTCAGCAGGTCGGCGATGCTTGTTGCTCCGGGAAGTTGTCTTGTCGTCCCGTTAACGGTCACGTTCATCGTGGGTCTCTCCGGTTTGAGCGGGGTAAAACCGGTCGGGCAGAAAGGGCCGCATGATGGAAGGTACGCGGTCGTGCAGGATGGCCTCGGCGAGCAGGTCTCCGGTCAGCGGTGCCAGCAGTATGCCGTTCCGGCCATGCCCCGAGGCCGCGAACAGGCCGGGCGTCCCCGTGGCGCCGAGCACGGGCCATCCGTCCCGCGCCACCGGCCGCAGCCCCGACCAGGTGGAGTCCATCGTCCAGGACTTCAGGCCGGGCGCGAGTTCCAGGGCGTCCCGGAACAGCTGCA is part of the Gemmatimonadota bacterium genome and encodes:
- a CDS encoding T9SS type A sorting domain-containing protein, giving the protein MEELGYRPPPVDYDHHDRYVAMDADDGGDGLYDVYITDLPSQFSGYTRPEAVTTGASLPSYIVVDNDYAESRRTVEKALDLLRITVAHEYFHAVQFGYDAGEEAFWLEQSAVWMEEQVYDEVDDYLTYLPTFSGFLTEPWISLDASNGEHEYAGVLWPLYLEKRHDRDLIRGIWERARTNRALDAIDGELRSVGSDLKSAFQEFTTWNVFTGDRATADRFYEEGATWPQVELSGLHEPDLQGASGTYLFDGPLIPAHQYPDHLAANYIRFVPDPSLPGGLRIDFTGITGEWGVSVAAGGDADTVMTVPATRGGVTIEIPDWTRYETVMLVVASLDRTGDDFEYAYSAAYDPGLTGDDQTGRPIAASLTTYPNPFYLSSGPATVRYEVGRPGEVQLTLYNVMGRKVRTLVDGNHAEGTFTTTWDGKDDAGRRVASGVYLCRMTTGGTADRSEVTRKLLFLK
- a CDS encoding TlpA family protein disulfide reductase, whose protein sequence is MRRLWKEMNRTLLISGLLAGMIGIACSGTPVEEEATVVSTETVGTEIGHTAPNFEVYAMDGTKVTLEDFRGRPLFVNFWAWWCPPCIRDAEPLMEIAQQYEGRIDFLFVGVNKFYKDEKPLDPAEFEEGFGPGLEEFKQGLQASRLVRPSDESEKNNPDKMAGIAARNEEVIAYYMDSATSLYDFRGYWERQFRAKTNQRYGIPVTYLIDSEGRIKLDVHPNDQHWDKNLDILEDLLAGKDLSHYAERFPIPPKHQREGTAGS
- a CDS encoding thiamine phosphate synthase, with the translated sequence MVDFRFYLIGDRTRCAGRSLASALVQACRAGVRAVQIREKDLKTPDLLALTSEVQAELGSLRPVLMVNGNLEVAAACVAQGVHLPESGVPVREAREALSPGTLIGRSTHGTENARAAEAEGADFVTFGPVYDTPSKAGYGPPMGLRALAEAAGSVTIPVFALGGVTPGRTRACLEAGAYGVAAISAVLSQPDIPVAVKKFEKALGGL
- a CDS encoding thiazole synthase, with the protein product MGALKIGGLTLDSRLILGTGKYASFELMRESFEASGTGMVTLAIRRIDLDDTSGQSLLDYIDRDRYELLPNTAGCYTASDAVLTCELAREALGTDTVKLEVIGDEKTLFPDNEATLEAARTLVDRGFNVMPYTIDDPIVCKKLEEAGCVAVMPLAAPIGSGLGIRNPHNIAIIVENSQVPVIVDAGVGTASDASVAMELGCDGILMNTGVAGAQDPVKMAVAMRKAVEAGRLAYEAGRIPMKAYASASSPLSGVIHSSSK
- the thiS gene encoding sulfur carrier protein ThiS, which translates into the protein MNVTVNGTTRQLPGATSIADLLKELGVSSEGTAVALNGAVVPRKEHGTTMLAAEDVVEVIRAVAGG